GTATAGCCCCCTCtgaatttttataatatttttcttacattaaacaaaaataaaaacattttaaattagatTCAATTTTGACTAGAACAAAGAACAAAAACACACTGCGCTTCTAGTTGTCTTTCAATCCTAATGATGTTTCTTTATGTTATAATTGGTTGTATTTATAGATCTAGCTTTGCTTTCTTGGTAGAATATTTATATCAATGGAGAGAAGGAGAGAAAAGGTAAAGCTTTGTGTAAAGTCAAATAGTTACACATTGgaattatacatttttataaccacTGCCACAGAATGGGAGTTATACTAACTTTGTCATCCCGTTTCTAAGAGCTTGAAATATAGATCTGCGTCTCCATAGAGTATattcttgtccgtccgtccctgtccgtccatcccctGTCAATATCCATCCatccctgtccgtccgtccctgtCCTTCCGTCTCTGTTCTTCCGTCCCTGTTCTTCCGTCCCTGTCCTTCCGtctctgtccttccgtccctgTCCTTCCGTCCCTGTCCTTCCGTCCCTGTCCTTCCGTCCCTGTCCTTCCGTCCCTGTCCTTCCGTCCCTGTCCTTCCGTCCCTGTCCTTCCGTCCCTGTCCTTCCGCCCCTGTCCTTCCGTCCCTGTCCTTCCGTCCCTGTCCTTCCGCCCCTGTCCTTCCGTCCCTGTCCTTCCGTCCCTGTCCTTCCGTCCCTGTCCTTCCGTCCCTGTCCTTCCGTCCCTGTCCTTCCGTCCCTGTCCTTCCGTCCCTGTCCTTCCGTCCCTGTCCTTCCGTCCCTGTCCTTCCGTCCCTGTCCTTCCGTCCCTGTCCTTCCGTCCCTGTCCTTCCGTCCCTGTCCTTCCGTCCCTGTCCTTCCGTCCCTGTCCTTCCGTCCCTGTCCTTCCGTCCCTGTCCTTCCGTCCCTGTCCTTCCGTCCCTGTCCTTTCGTCCCTGTCCTTCCGTCCCTGTCCTTCCGTCCCTGTCCTTCCGTCCCTGTCCTTCCGTCCCTGCCCTTCCGTCCCTGTCCTTCCGTCCCTGCCCTTCCGTCCTTGTCCTTCCGTCCCTGTCCTTTCGTCCCTGTCCTTCCGTCCCTGTCCTTTCGTCCCTGTCCTTCCgtccctgtccgtccgtccctgtCCTTCCCTCCCTGTCCTTCCCTCCCTGTCCGTCCCTCCCTGTCCGTCCCTCCCTGTCCGTCCCTCCCTGTCCGTCCCTccctgtccatccgtccctgtccgtccgtctttagtCTATCGAAGTCAcaaaagcggtcgaacgaataaatttatttgattcaaattttctacagacgcttcttattaatgtaggtcgatggagttgcaaatgggctaaatctgttcagatttggatatatcccccatcaaaatcgatccccggttttgacttctagacCCCCTAGAGGCctgaatttttatccgatttggctgaaatttgaggcaaagacttctgttatgactttcaaaatacGCGCCACGTAActtctgaatcagtctataaactgatatagaccccatataactCTACCCccggatatgacttcttgaacccctagaagccttaatttttgtccaatttggctgaaattttgtacgcgaAGTTCGTTTACCTGCCTCTAACATCTACACCAAATCCCGCCTAGATAGGTCTATAAacggatatagcccccttataaatcgatcttcggaTTTAACAtcttgtatctcctaaactatgcgtcctagagtggGATGGGCCTCAATTTGTGACCcaagcaaaaaattttaaatttcatcgaaaatccttcaaaaatagaaatttcgcctagaaaactttaaattggctgtatctcctaaactatgtgtcccTGAGAAAAATGGGTCTTTAATTTGTGaccccaccaaaaaattcaaaatttcattgaaaatctataaaaaatttgcattttaataaGAAAACTTCAACTATGCGTCCCagcgggaaatgggccttaatccgtgacccTTTgaaaagaagtcaaaatttcatcgaaaatccatcaaaaatcggaTTTTCAccaagaaaactttaaattggctgtatcttgtaaactatgcgtcctagagggaaataagcCTTTATGTGGGACTTCAtcacaaatttcattgaaaatcattaaatatcgaaatttcgcCTAGACAACTTTAAACTGGCTGTATAtccatgcgtcctagaggaaaatggtccttaattcgttattcaatcaacaatttcaaaattttatcaaatatcgaaatttcagcaacaaaactttaaattgactatatctcctaaactgtgcATCCTAGAGAAAGATgagtcttaattcgtgaccccaacaaaaaatttaaaaatttaatgaaaatcctTTAAAACCCGAAATTTCAccaagaaaactttaaattgactatatctcctaaactatgcatcctagagaAAAATgagtcttaattcgtgaccccaacaaaaaatttaaaaatttaatgaaaatccattaaaatccgAAATTTCAccaagaaaactttaaattgactGTAACTCCTAAATTATGcatcctagaggaaaatgggccttaattcgtgactccatcaaaaaatttaaaattttaatgaaaatccatcaaaacctgaaatttcatcaagaaatttttaaattgactGTATCTGctcaactatgcgtcctagcgCGAAATGTGCCTTAATTCGTggtttaatcaaaaaaaaaaaaatcaaaatttcatcgaaaacctatcaataatttgaatttcaaaaagaaaactttaaattgtctgtatctcctaaactatgcgtccgtTCTAGAGGGAAGCGGGCCTTCATTcgtgattcaattaaaaattcaaaatttcatcgaaaactcATCGAATATCGAAATTCCACCAAGAAACTTTTAATTGGCTGTACCACCCAAACAATACGTCCTAGAGGCATATGGGCCTTAGTTCGTGatatcatcaaaaaattcgaaaaaattcgaATTATCATCGAAAATTCATCAAACATCGAAATTTCATCAAGAAAAGAGGGAAACAagaaggaaattttatcaagaaaactttaaattggctgacattttgcatgatttctgctatgatctccaatatttgaaccaaaatttgttgaaatcggtatatagccctaTATGCAGAGCTAATTTGCTTATtaatattccattaaagaaaAGCGACaaacaattcaagtttaagctcaatgttaagcgACCTGCTTTTATAACTGAGTTCGAAtagcatgccgcagtgcgacatacCAAAAGGTACAGTAACTcactaatgttgccagcattaagaggggttaACCACCGTGGAAAATTGTCTCCTGATGTTCttcccaggattcgaagccaggcgttcagcgtaataggtgAACATGCCAACctcggcgctacggtggcctacagcctgacatagctcccatataaaccaatagcTGAACTGAGGTTTTAGTCGCCTTAAGTTATCCCAAATCCCCCTTTAAACCCACGTTTGGCAGTTACTTTGTCATTACACGATAATTGATATCTGttgtgacctccaacaacttaATCAggaatggtttgaatcggtccataacttgatatagctcccatataaccgatttgCTCGTTTttctcttgagtctctagagggcgcaattcttatccgagttggaGGATAATTTTCACTATGATTTCGCtattatttccaaaattttgacctAGAATGCTCTAAGTCGGTGTACAGATTactaagctcccatataaaccgattttacttcctgagcctctagagggcgccattcttttccgatttgactgaaatttggcacgatgattttttctatgacctcAAACAATTAAGCAAggaatggttcagatcggtctataacttgatatagctcccaaatagaccaatttcttgtttttaatttttgggcctctatgggggcgcaattcttattcgatttggtcgaaattttgcacgatgacatCTTCTATAACCTTCAAAAGCTACATCAAGTATAATtccaatgggttcataacctgatatagatccgatatagaccgatttccatattttactttttgaacctctagagggcgctactatcatccgatttggatgagatTTGTCATTACGATTTCTGCTATAATTTCCAACATTTAAACAaagaatggttcagatcgatctatgtaCATCAtgttttagctcccatatagaccgatctcccggttttacttcttgagctgctagagggcgcgattcttacccgatttgactgaaatgacgatgatttttgcaatttctcgattttaattcttgagcttctagggggcgccagtcttattcgatttggttgaaattttgcacgatgacatCTTCTATAACCTTCAAAAGCTACATCAAGTATGGTGCCAATGAGTTCGTAAGCTGATATAGATCcgatatagacctatctcctcattttatttttttaacctctagagggcgcaaatatcattcgatttggatgagatTTGTCATTACGAGTTCTCCTATAACTTCCAGCATTTAAacaaagaatggttcaaatcgaccaacagctgatatagctcccatataaaccgatctcccatataaaccgatggcgcgaatcttacccgatttggttgaaattttgcacgatgatttttgctatgacctccaataactaAACCAGGAATGATtcgcatcggtccataactggatatagctcccaaataaaccaatttcttgattttaattcttgagcctctagggggcactattcttattcgatttggtcgaaatttcgcacgatAACATCTTCTAtaaggttaggtaagattgACAATCCTTTACAGacgcacttagacaattttaggttcattgtgataccaaagtagcgacagaccaaggcttctggcgcaaatcgaacccacgacccctgcacggATAATCCAACCACGCTACCAACCCGGCTACTGGGGCGCCCCAAACATCTTCTATAATCTCAAGTATGATTCCAATGGTTTCATGACCcgctatagctctcatataaatcgatctcccgcttttacttcttgagccgctagagggcgcgattcttatatgatttggtagaaattttgcatgtgattttTGCTATGACCTACAACAACTAAGCCAGGAATGGttagaatcggtccataatttgatatatgtagctcccatataaacaaaacTGTCGATAAAAATTGGACTTtagagaaacaaaaaacaatttttgagcctctaaatggcgcttttcttatccgatttggctgaaatatagcaCGATTTCTTCTATGACCCTCAATAGTACCAAATATAAGTCCAATCGGTTTTacaccggcacgggatagctatgagcaccatATAAGCTGAAATATTGaagttcgatctgtgtggtgttcgttGCTGTTACGAgcagcttagctgcgagctaccgggcgcgttcacaggttTCCGGATAGTGGAacgctccatacggagtagctgcaacggcagtcgcggacaatcagcggtatcgagcggagagtctatGGCCAACATGTTCCTGCGGTGATCGAGTCTTGGAtaggaacgaacttgctcacctggaggagcttgacaaggatcacAATGTGCCTTCAACACCAACAACCAATCGGTTTTACTCTTCTTtaccctatagagggcgctactcatttcagatttggatgaaattttgtacgatttttGCAATGAAAAGCCAACATCTTAATAACGTTTGGGTCGAATAGGCTTCAAGACCAACAACCAATCAGTTTTGCTCTTCTTtaccctatagagggcgctattcatttcagatttggctgaaattttgtacgatttttGCTATGAAATCCAACATCTTCATCAAGTTTGGGTCGAATAGGCTTCAACACCAACAACCAATCAGTTTTGCTCTTCTTGAGCCTAAAGAGGGCGCTACTCatttcagatttggctgaaattttgtaagatttttgcaataaaaaccaAACATCTTAATAAAGTTTGGGTCGAATAGGCTTCAACACCAACAACCAATCAGTTTTACTCttcttgcgcctatagagggcgctactcatttcagatttagctgaaattttgtacgatttttgcaataaaatccAACACCTTAAAAAAGTTTAGGTCGAATAGGCTTCAACACCAACAACCAATCAGTTTTGCTCTTCTTtaccctatagagggcgctactcatttcagatttggttgaaattttgtacgatttttGCAATGAAATCCAACATCTTAATAAAGTTTGGGTCGAATAGGCTTCAACACCAACAACCAATCAGTTTTACTCTTCTtgaccctatagagggcgctattcatttcagatttggctgaaattttgtacgatttttGCTGTGAAATCCAACATCTTCATCAAGTTTgggtcgaatcggtccataacctcatacagctgccttgatatgacttcttgagcagctaaaggaagcaattcttagcctataaataaaaatattgtttcaCCGATTTGTTGCTCTCTCCGACTCTCCACCCTCTTTTTGATTAAGGTCAATAAGAAGAACCCGTGCGTTTCATGGAAGACGGTCTGTAAGATTCGAATTTCATATTAGTTTTTCCCCTTTTTTCACCTCAATACACATGGCTTTACATTTTTCCCCTTCTCTGCCTTAATAAATGAAAGAAATAACTCTAAAATAAATACCATAATTATTCATAACCTATGCAAagcatttgtttgtgtgtgtttttctaCATTCAATACTTATTTCGAgcattttttctttgcaaaacttTGAGTATATCTGTTATCTGTTATCGATTGTTTTCATAAGTCCATGGCTGTTATTCCTCTGCGATTGGTGACTTATGCATTCTTTGATTGAGCTATCGAATGATCGACATTGGTAATCAGTTCATTAGAGAAATGAGAGTGGTGTGTAGAGTAGATTTATGAGTCCCTGCCGTTGATTGATGGTTCACCCTATCTAGGCAAACTATTATAAttcgttattgttgttgttgttgttgctgttgatcTTGTTGGTGTTGCTGAAGCAGAGGTTGCCGTTGATTGATGGTTCACCCTATCTAGGCAAACTATTATAATtcgttattgttattgttgttgttgttgttgctgttgatcTTGTTGGTGTTGCTGAAGCAGAGGTTGATATTAGGTGAACTGTGATAGAATCCTTGTAACAGTAAGGACTACTACGTATACTAATCCATGCCATGCGGTGGTGGACTCTGACCACCGCCCATCATAAATGAGGTGGGACTATGGACTGATATGCTATCCAAATCTAAGGTACCATCGCCTTTCTCCAGCATGCCAGAGCCATCTTGTTTCATCATCATGCGACGCCATTTGGCGCGGGCATTTTGGAACCACACCTggaatttatgaatatttttttttttttcattaaaatgggTTTTTAAGCCTTTCCATTGGTAGTAGCCCACTCACCTGTAATACTCTCTTTGGTAAACCTGTTTTTTGTGACAATTGTTTTAGATCTTTTGCATCGGGATTATGATTTATGGCAAAATATGATTTCATAGTTCGCAATTGATGATGCTTAAATGAGGTGCGCATGCGTTTTGTTCGCGATGAGGCACTCATATGCGAACCTCGGCCAAAATCTAGATATTCAGTGTTTAAATCTGTTTGGGCAAAAGAGTGTTGGAGAAAAGTCAATCAAAGCTATTCATTTGTGGAGCTAGAGAACAGTACTTGCATTGCATACCTATGTTGGCAGTAAGGGCTTCGAGATCTTTGGGCTTACGTTTACGTGGTCGACCCTTTTGCCTTGGTGGTTGTGGAAGACCGGTCATAACATGAGAGGCAGATGCAAATATACTACTAGGAACAATACGTGTGGGATCCGAGTGGGGACTCGACGAATCATTCGGTGGTGAACCAAATTGACTTGTATATGGATATGAACTGGCACCGCCAACACCCGGCACCACAGCAGAGCCCAAACTGGTTGAGGCGGTATCACCTTCGCGGGCCATAGTATAGTGAGTTctggaaaaattacaaaaaaaaaaaccaaaataatgaATTGAAGCTTTGTTAAATTAGGAATATtggtaaaaaaagaaaagaataaaaaacaagttaaagcatgctaagttcggccggcccgaattgtgggtacccaccaccagggATTCCGCTAAAACTGTAGCcatattaactgagtttgtatttgaactatTTTGGACTCGAGAAGTCATATTGGGACAGGGGGGCCTACATCACctttcggataaaacttggcactgatattgTAAGTCGTAAGATAGgttttttggccaaatttcagcaaaatcaggtgaaaatttaggcttctaagggctgaagttgtcaaatccggggatcggtttataggggggctatatctttatatagaccgattcggatcatacatggcatggatgttggaagtcataactcaagtctttgtaccaaatttcagtcatatcggatgaaaattgagacttctaagggctcaagaagtcaaattcggggatcggtttatatagggactatatttgtttatagcccgattcggatcatacttggcatggatatcaGAAGTCGTTACTCacgtctttgtttcaaatttcagccaaatcggatgcaaattggggcttctaagggctcaagaattcaaattggggaatcggtttatatgggggctatatctgtatatagaccgattcggatcttacttggcatggatgttggaaatcataagtctagtttttgttcaaaatttcagccaaataggatgaaaattgaggcttctcagggctcaagaaatcaaatctggggatcggtttatatgggggctatatctgtatattgaccgattcggatcttacttggcatggatgttggaagtcttaactctAGTCTTTGTTCAATATTTAAGCCAAAtagtatgaaaattgaggcttctaagggctcaagaagtcaaatccggggatcggtttatatggaggctatattcaaatctgaaccgatatgaaccatatgcaatccccaatgagctacatcaataggaagtatctgtgcaaaattttgcacaaatacttcttattgatgtaggtcgattatgtttgtaaatgagccaattcagtccatatttacatatagctcccatataagcctatctcccgagttgaattcttgagcgtctgaggtcaaattcttatccgatttggtcgaaattcggATCAATATTTCCTCCTTTGCCCATCATATGTAGCTCTAatctaagccgatctcccgatgatagttcttgagccctttgaactcgcaattctcattcgattttggtgaaagTTGGCATGATGACATTAGCTATGATCCTCGACATATATATagagtatggttcgaatcggtttataagctgatataccgatctttctattatacttcttgaagcTCTAGATTTTGGCTAATATTTGGTACGATGCCTTGTGCTTTGACCCAAATATTTCTAtgtcgagtatggtccaaatcgaattatagctctcatatagaccgaactcccgattatacttttttagcttctagagggcgctcttTTCATCTGGCTGAATTTGGTACGATGCCTTGTGCTTTGACACCCAACATCTATgtggagtatggtccaaatcgaattatagctctcatatagaccgaactcgcgattatacttctttagcttctagagggcgctcttTTCATCTGGCTGAAATAACCACTAATATCTATgttgagtatggtctaaatcggggtTTAAGCTGGTATAGttctaatataaaccgatctctcgactatACTtaatgagccgctagagggagcagttgttttttttaatcagatttggcttgaaatttggcacgatgtTTCTCCTATGTCGCCCAGCatctatggtccgaatcggttcataatctgacacagctttcatataaaccgatctcctggttGTACTTCTTTTCAACtaatttgactgcaatttggTAGGATGCCTTGTGCTTTGACACCAAAAATCTATGGcgagtatggccccaatcgggtTTTAAactgacatagctctcatatagaccaaactcccGCTAATACTTCTTTacactctagagggcgctatgtTCATTtgacttggttgaaatttggaacaatgacttcccctatgacctccaacatttatgttgagtatggtacaaatcggggCTTAAGCTGATGTAgatcttatataaaccgatttcccgattataattatttagccgctagagggcgcagttttttttaatccgatttaccTAAAATTTGCCCTGATGTTTCCTCCTATGATCGTAtccgttcataatctgatacagctttcatataaaccgatctcccgattatacttcttgagccaataagggagcaattgttaaccgataagggtgaaattttagccaatgatATTTCTTATGACCCCCTACatctgtgttgagtatggtccaaattgcttATATCAACTGATaatgtttccatataaacccatctccctataacacttcttgagccgctagagggcgcagttcttatccgttttgtgtacaattttgcacaatgttttCTCCTACGACCTCTAACGTCTATGTGTGATATGGTGAAAATGGTCCGATAACCTATTaatgttcccatataaaccaatgtcccgatttgacttcttgggcctctagagagtgcttttcttatccgatctggctaaaATCTTGCCCGATAACTTCTGCTATGATCTTCAACTTCTGTGTAGAATATGGTTCGAGGCGAGTTATTTTCTGATAAAACTTCCATAGAAACCCATTTCCGGAAATTGctttttgagcctgtagagggcgccatctacggatttgatttcttgggcccctaaaaacGCAATTCGCAGCCAACTTGATTGAAACTtcatacaatgacttctgttatgattttcaacaactctgccaaatttggttcaaaccGGGTTATCAGCAGATATATCTCCCAAAAAAAactcatctcccgattatacatcttgagcctctagagggtgcaattcttatccgatttcttcTATGGCCTTGAAGATCTATGTTGAGTATGGTCCCAATTACTTTATaagctgacatagctgccatataaactgttctctcgataatacttcttgagtatctagagagcgttttggatgaaattttgcatgatgactACCCTGCACGGTGACTTCCCTTATGACCTCCTTATAACCACTTATGTCGAGTAGGGTCCAAATCAATTTGCTTCCTTACCCgttatggctaaaattttgcacgatgtcttcttctttgcaaatgtaaatttgcccttgaatattccatttaggaacaggggcaaacttctcacatatcaacgagtgctgtccgattcaaattttaagctcaataataagggaccttcttttttataggtgagttcgaacggcgtactgcagtgcgacacctctttgaagagaaatttttacatggaatagtacctcacaaatgtcgtccgCAATAGGAGGGGACTACCaccgaaaacaattttttttttgtgatgttctcgccaggatttgaacccgggcgttcagcgtcataggcggacctgcTACTCTCTGCATTACGATGGCCTCCATGGCCTTCTTTTTTTGGTATTGGTAAATaaagtgatatagctcccatcagaaACCGAACTTtcgatttcacttcttaagcccctagagtgggcaattattaaccgattagtctgattattaaccgattagcCCGATAACTTCTGCTATGATCTTCAACTTCTGTGTAGAATATGGTTCGAGGCGAGTTATTTTCTGATAAAACTTCCATAGAAACCCATTTCCGGAAATTACTTtttaagcctgtagagggcgccatctacggatttgatttcttggacCCCTAAAAACGCAATTCGCAGCCAACTTGATTGAAACTtcgtacaatgacttctgttatgattttcaacaactctgccaaatttggttcaaaccGGGTTATCAGCAGATATATCTCCCAAaaaaaactgatctcccgattatacatcttgagcctctagagggtgcaattcttatccgatttcttcTATGGCCTTGAAGATCTATGTTGAGTATGGTCCCAATTGCTTCATAAGCTGAcataactgccacataaactaTTCTCTCGATAATATTTCTTGAGTATCTAGAGAGcgttttggatgaaattttgcatgatgactACCCTGCACGGTGACTTCCCTTATGACCTCCGTATAACCACTTATGTCGAGTAGGGTCCAAATTAGTTTGCTTCCTTACCCgttatggctaaaattttgcacgatgtcttcttctttgcaaatgtaaatttgcccttgaatattccatttaggaacaggggcaaacttctcacacatcaacgagtgctgtccgattcaaattttaagctcaatagtaAGGGGCCCTCTTTTTTTATAGgtgagttcgaacggcgtaccgcagtgcgacacctctttgaagagaagtttttacatggaatagtacctcacaaatgtcgtccgAAATAGGAGGAGACTACCACCGAAAACCCGGcgagatgttctcgccaagatttgaatccgggcgttcagcgtcataggcggaccttctaacctctgcgctatgatgGCCTCCATGGCCTTCTTTTTTTGTTAGTGATAAATaaagtgatatagctcccacataaaccgaacttcagatttcacttcttaagcccctagagtgggcaattattAAACGTTTAGGCCGAACTTTTGCAAGATTATATCTCTTATGACCTCCTAAATCTGTgaggagtatggttcaaatctgtccatcatctgatataactctcatacaAATCAATCTATAAGTTCTTtactctctagagggcgctattcttattcaatttggttcaaattttgtctgattACTTCAGCTATAACCTCCAACAACAGTGTAGAGTATCGTTCGAATCGGTATGTTATCTgatatacatagctcccattgaaccgatcttccgatataaaaTTTTAGGGCCCTAGAGGGCGCCCTAACACAATTCGATTCTCTTCGATTATTTGTTTCtccatgaaaaataaaaattttggcaacttACCTACAATAGATGAGGGCATCTATTATTCCATATTGATCACCTTTTGTCAGAGGACTCTGGCAGACGACACAGCAAAAACAGGTCACATGAAATACTAAATTTCGCGCCCTCATCACCAATTCTGCAGCACCGATAGAGGCCAGACAACGTGAGCAGCGCCTAGTTCCAAATACActggaaaacaagaaaaaaatattcgttaaattttattatcatagTGAAATTTACTTAACATAAGTGATGAGAGTTTATACATAAGTGGTGTTACATAgcccagcaaacattttcctAATCGATCCTAATTGCATTTGTTTGGCACGTGTTTGAAATGTCTTTCCTTTCCAACGTTCTTCACTGTCACCGTCACCTTCAGCTTATAATGGGACTATTTACATTAAGTAAAATTATTAACCAACTTGTGAAAACATGCTTCATTCTATCCTGAGCTTACTCATCGGATGTCCAGGGTTGTAATAAACCatgtttttatgaaatttaagaGAGAGAGAcactgtgtgtttttttttttaaatcttatttTCTACTAGCTGAACCGTGTCAGtttagctccatattgccatggtctgcaaataagtcctgtttgggagtggGACGGCACCTCAAATTCATCCTGtttttccaaatacctttattttgagcccaatat
The genomic region above belongs to Stomoxys calcitrans chromosome 5, idStoCalc2.1, whole genome shotgun sequence and contains:
- the LOC106088771 gene encoding protein apterous; the encoded protein is MGVCTEERPVMHWQQSARFLGPGAREKSPTPPVAHQGNAAHCGSAAGANNSSNNNNNNNNNNNSSSNHSNQFIFRSSCSTCPDICEHSTKPFSAAAAAYSVAFRSYETAEQATFDESSIKYAISRGQTDCPDDLNDETNSGISFKTEPYGPPSSPESATETKPNCSPPCAGCGRLIQDRFYLSAVDKRWHASCLQCYACRQPLDRESSCYSRDGNIYCKSDYYSVFGTRRCSRCLASIGAAELVMRARNLVFHVTCFCCVVCQSPLTKGDQYGIIDALIYCRTHYTMAREGDTASTSLGSAVVPGVGGASSYPYTSQFGSPPNDSSSPHSDPTRIVPSSIFASASHVMTGLPQPPRQKGRPRKRKPKDLEALTANIDLNTEYLDFGRGSHMSASSRTKRMRTSFKHHQLRTMKSYFAINHNPDAKDLKQLSQKTGLPKRVLQVWFQNARAKWRRMMMKQDGSGMLEKGDGTLDLDSISVHSPTSFMMGGGQSPPPHGMD